One Niabella beijingensis DNA window includes the following coding sequences:
- a CDS encoding MbnP family protein, giving the protein MKNFKKYLLLSAFPLALFSCSKSDDVPVANNVTLHFNNTFKSTTIVLGNATTATATVNTSAKGQVHHFSELKYVISNIRLIKADGTEIPYNINDLDKGATVVNQAKSETLDYTLSNIPTGEYKQIKFGLGIKQDLNTLDQVKFPKFYAAAGSNDTEMMWEWGTGYRFTKLEGFYDTDNKEMSIHTGSTVKGTEGAYTQGVDGYRDITLDLTTHAIVGRNAPKVTIKADFDKLLSGKTNTITLTTGTGMDDNATPNIHTADQMVKFVDNLGGNGSSDITGMFSIGSVEN; this is encoded by the coding sequence ATGAAAAATTTTAAAAAGTATCTGCTGTTATCTGCTTTTCCACTGGCATTATTTTCTTGCAGTAAGAGCGATGATGTTCCAGTTGCAAACAATGTTACTTTACATTTTAATAATACATTTAAAAGTACAACGATTGTTCTTGGCAATGCCACTACTGCCACAGCCACAGTAAACACTTCAGCCAAAGGGCAGGTGCATCATTTTTCTGAACTGAAATATGTAATAAGCAACATCCGGCTTATAAAAGCTGATGGGACCGAAATTCCTTATAATATTAATGACCTGGATAAGGGTGCAACTGTTGTAAACCAGGCAAAATCTGAAACGCTGGATTATACCTTGAGCAATATACCGACAGGTGAATACAAACAGATCAAATTCGGCTTGGGAATCAAACAGGATCTGAATACGTTAGATCAGGTAAAATTTCCAAAATTCTACGCTGCAGCAGGGTCTAATGATACGGAAATGATGTGGGAATGGGGCACGGGTTACCGTTTCACAAAACTGGAAGGCTTTTACGATACCGATAATAAAGAAATGTCCATTCATACGGGAAGCACTGTTAAAGGAACTGAAGGCGCGTACACACAAGGGGTTGATGGGTACCGGGATATTACCTTAGATCTTACTACCCACGCTATAGTTGGCCGTAATGCACCGAAAGTCACCATTAAAGCAGATTTTGATAAACTGCTGAGCGGGAAAACCAATACTATTACGCTCACAACAGGAACCGGGATGGACGACAACGCTACGCCCAATATTCATACTGCCGATCAAATGGTAAAATTTGTAGATAACCTGGGTGGTAACGGTTCAAGCGATATTACAGGAATGTTTTCTATCGGCAGTGTAGAGAACTAA